The Thermocrinis ruber genome has a window encoding:
- the purL gene encoding phosphoribosylformylglycinamidine synthase subunit PurL yields MPVEEVYKLYGLTKEEYESIVKRLGREPNHVELGILGALWSEHCSYKSSKRLLKLFPTQGEHVIQGPGENAGVVKLDDKVWLAFKIESHNHPSFIEPFHGAATGVGGIIRDVLSMGARPIALMDSLRFGLPLDSKTKHIVKGVVKGISHYGNSVGIPTVGGETFFEECYKTNPLVNAFCLGIIPAGRMFRARATKPGQLLFLIGSSTGRDGIHGAVMASGEFSEDTESKRPNVQVGDPYFEKKLIEALMRIIEEDLVVGIQDLGAAGLAGASSELANKSKMGVVLYLERVPLREEGMNPYEILLSESQERMLLVVERDKVQRLKELAKDFHLEGEVVGEMTDDGMFRAYFHGELVAELPVSLITEEAPVYERPSREPDYIKQVRSFKEEELEQKDIKDSLLKLLSSPNVCSKEWVYSQYDYQVGTNTVLVPGGDAAILRIKWVVSPEIKSEKLVALSCEGNGRMVFLNPYEGGKYVVAEALRNLACVGAQPLAITDCLNFGNPERPEVMWQLEMAIRGMADACKFFGVPVVSGNVSLYNETVEEKEIRNIYPTPILVAVGAIEGKRFVTHKFEEEGSLVFLIGDLKRSWGLGGSEYLKVVHGIVAGDVPAVDLKKEKLLHETLIKLIKEEIILSAHDVSTGGLMIALLECLFGTGLGLELNLYTEEALDRFFFSESPTRVVVSVEKDKEELLKNYVESVGLDWLYLGKVKGEPELIVKLYEEPILKENVEDLEKLWRDSLANML; encoded by the coding sequence ATGCCTGTGGAGGAGGTTTATAAGCTTTACGGGCTCACGAAGGAGGAATATGAGAGTATAGTCAAAAGGCTTGGTAGAGAGCCAAACCATGTGGAACTTGGTATTCTTGGTGCCCTTTGGTCGGAGCATTGTTCTTATAAATCTTCAAAGAGGCTTTTGAAGCTCTTTCCTACCCAAGGAGAGCATGTAATTCAGGGACCGGGGGAAAATGCAGGCGTTGTAAAGCTTGATGATAAAGTCTGGCTCGCCTTTAAGATAGAAAGCCACAATCATCCTTCCTTCATAGAACCCTTCCACGGCGCTGCCACAGGTGTGGGTGGGATCATAAGGGATGTGCTCTCTATGGGTGCAAGACCTATAGCCTTGATGGATTCTCTGCGGTTTGGTTTGCCACTAGATTCAAAGACAAAACACATAGTAAAAGGCGTAGTAAAGGGCATATCCCACTATGGCAACTCGGTGGGCATTCCCACGGTGGGCGGAGAGACCTTTTTTGAAGAGTGCTACAAGACCAACCCTCTGGTGAATGCTTTTTGCCTTGGCATAATTCCTGCGGGCAGGATGTTCCGGGCGAGGGCAACAAAACCCGGACAACTGCTCTTTTTAATAGGCTCTTCCACTGGAAGGGATGGCATACACGGTGCGGTTATGGCGTCCGGTGAGTTCAGCGAAGACACAGAGAGCAAAAGACCCAACGTGCAGGTGGGAGACCCTTACTTTGAAAAAAAGCTCATAGAAGCGCTCATGAGGATAATAGAGGAAGATCTGGTGGTGGGTATTCAGGACCTTGGCGCCGCGGGTCTTGCGGGTGCATCCTCCGAGCTGGCAAACAAATCCAAAATGGGCGTGGTGCTATACCTTGAAAGGGTGCCTCTCAGAGAAGAGGGAATGAACCCTTATGAAATTCTCCTTTCTGAGAGCCAAGAGCGAATGCTTTTGGTGGTAGAAAGGGACAAGGTTCAAAGGCTGAAAGAACTGGCAAAGGATTTCCACTTGGAGGGTGAGGTGGTGGGGGAAATGACCGATGATGGTATGTTCCGTGCCTACTTCCACGGGGAGCTTGTGGCAGAACTGCCCGTAAGCCTAATAACCGAGGAAGCACCCGTTTACGAAAGACCAAGCAGGGAGCCCGATTACATAAAGCAGGTTAGGTCCTTCAAAGAAGAGGAGTTAGAGCAAAAGGACATAAAGGATTCCCTTCTTAAGCTTTTGTCCTCTCCCAACGTGTGCTCCAAGGAGTGGGTTTACAGTCAGTATGACTATCAAGTGGGGACAAACACGGTGTTGGTGCCAGGGGGAGATGCTGCGATTCTGCGTATAAAGTGGGTAGTAAGCCCGGAGATAAAAAGCGAAAAGCTCGTAGCCTTGAGCTGTGAGGGGAACGGCAGGATGGTCTTTCTGAACCCTTATGAAGGCGGAAAGTACGTAGTGGCGGAAGCCCTCAGAAACCTTGCCTGTGTGGGTGCACAGCCCTTGGCCATAACGGATTGTCTGAACTTTGGAAATCCAGAAAGGCCGGAGGTAATGTGGCAGTTGGAGATGGCAATAAGGGGGATGGCGGACGCCTGCAAGTTCTTTGGGGTGCCCGTAGTAAGCGGAAATGTGTCCCTCTACAACGAAACGGTGGAGGAAAAGGAAATCAGAAACATATACCCAACTCCCATTTTGGTGGCAGTGGGTGCCATAGAAGGGAAAAGGTTCGTAACCCACAAGTTTGAGGAGGAGGGTAGTTTGGTCTTTTTGATAGGAGACCTGAAAAGAAGCTGGGGCTTGGGGGGTAGCGAATACTTAAAGGTGGTGCACGGAATTGTGGCTGGAGATGTGCCCGCGGTGGACCTGAAGAAAGAAAAGTTACTGCATGAAACCCTAATAAAGCTAATAAAAGAGGAAATAATTCTTTCTGCCCACGATGTATCCACCGGCGGACTTATGATTGCCCTCTTAGAGTGCCTCTTTGGCACGGGACTTGGTCTAGAGCTAAACCTTTACACCGAGGAAGCCCTTGATAGGTTCTTCTTCTCCGAAAGTCCCACAAGGGTGGTGGTTAGCGTAGAAAAGGATAAAGAAGAACTTTTGAAAAACTATGTGGAAAGCGTGGGATTGGATTGGCTATATTTGGGTAAAGTAAAGGGTGAGCCAGAGCTTATTGTGAAACTCTACGAAGAGCCCATACTCAAAGAGAATGTTGAAGATCTGGAAAAACTATGGAGAGATTCTTTAGCCAATATGCTTTAA
- the lspA gene encoding signal peptidase II, whose protein sequence is MERFFSQYALTYLAVCFFVLMVDLYTKHLAEQFIEGEVQILPFLKLVMVYNKGVAFGLFSQAPDWLRLPILLLFPPIAVLITFIYSIKQKDPVVSLCMGAIGGGALGNLYDRLFLGQVRDFIYLSYGKFSYPAFNLADASISVAIVVFLFYEFFRKRKTYDLH, encoded by the coding sequence ATGGAGAGATTCTTTAGCCAATATGCTTTAACCTACTTGGCGGTCTGCTTTTTTGTATTGATGGTAGACCTTTATACAAAACACCTGGCGGAGCAGTTTATAGAGGGAGAGGTCCAAATACTGCCTTTTCTCAAGCTGGTTATGGTTTATAACAAGGGCGTAGCCTTTGGACTCTTTTCCCAAGCTCCCGACTGGCTGAGGCTTCCCATCTTGCTACTTTTTCCACCCATTGCGGTCCTTATAACCTTTATATACTCCATAAAGCAAAAGGATCCTGTGGTTTCCCTTTGCATGGGTGCCATAGGTGGTGGAGCCCTTGGGAACCTATACGACCGCCTCTTTTTGGGACAGGTAAGGGACTTTATCTACCTTTCCTACGGGAAATTTTCCTACCCTGCCTTTAATTTGGCGGATGCCTCAATCTCTGTTGCAATAGTTGTTTTTCTTTTTTATGAGTTTTTCAGGAAAAGAAAAACTTACGATCTGCACTGA
- a CDS encoding BadF/BadG/BcrA/BcrD ATPase family protein translates to MILGIDVGSTTCKYVLVDDRGNILDKAYERHNTKTAEKVYEFLKKLEENFGFKPGRDRVYFTGSGATLIAPLVGGKFVQEVVAVSTAVEKLHPDVRFVSEIGGEDMKAIFFKEVDGKRVKQVFMQNACAGGTGTFIEKTARKLGIPQEKLGSMGYKGYNLHKVSAKCGIFAEADVNTLQKAGVPPEEIMASLFEAVVYQNLSQLTKGNTPMWKVLLLGGPNLFFKGLREAWRVHLQRIWKEKGLRDCTDQEMEELVVVPENSLYYASLGCVFYAMEEEGGVYEGLDRLRWWIEEGQYQEKLKEGKRGLVSSEEELREFLKEYEGQYKKIVPKKVKRIAIGCDFGSTTAKAVCVSEEGEPVFSCYQISKGNPIEDAKSIFRQIREFFGDDVEVIGLGLTGYGKDLLKDVLGADCAVVETVAHATGAMHFFKDADCICDVGGVDVKILILRNGSVVDFRLNSQCSSGNGAFLQGVAERFNIPLEDIAKLAFSAKAIPNFTMGCGVFLQSDIVNQQRKGWKAEEILAGLCAVLPLNVWIYAGNINNLAQVGKKFVLQGGTHKNLAVVKAQRDFIKSKVPEAQVFVHPYPGEAGALGVALLALETKGKSQFRGFDAVENLTYRATTSQETVCRWCPMNCQRTFIDVFVGEGEGRPWSKVPLERGWLRLIVGNACPKGLVEDESELKILQQELRRVQDEFPNIAQIARKTAFKPKRASQKVH, encoded by the coding sequence ATGATTTTGGGCATAGATGTAGGAAGCACCACCTGTAAGTATGTTTTGGTGGATGATCGTGGGAACATCTTAGATAAAGCCTACGAAAGGCACAACACAAAGACCGCAGAGAAGGTGTATGAGTTCTTAAAAAAGCTTGAAGAGAACTTTGGTTTTAAGCCCGGAAGGGACAGGGTCTATTTCACTGGCTCTGGTGCTACGCTGATCGCTCCGCTGGTAGGGGGAAAGTTTGTTCAGGAGGTGGTTGCGGTCTCCACCGCAGTGGAAAAACTCCATCCGGATGTGAGGTTTGTTAGCGAAATCGGTGGGGAGGATATGAAGGCGATCTTTTTCAAGGAGGTTGATGGGAAAAGGGTAAAGCAGGTCTTTATGCAAAACGCCTGCGCGGGAGGAACGGGCACCTTTATAGAAAAGACCGCAAGAAAGCTTGGAATTCCTCAGGAAAAGCTGGGTTCTATGGGATACAAGGGCTACAATCTCCACAAGGTAAGTGCCAAATGTGGCATCTTTGCAGAAGCAGATGTGAATACCTTGCAAAAGGCTGGAGTGCCACCGGAGGAGATCATGGCTTCCCTCTTTGAGGCGGTGGTCTATCAGAACCTCTCCCAACTTACCAAGGGAAACACTCCCATGTGGAAGGTGCTACTGTTGGGAGGTCCCAATCTATTCTTTAAGGGGCTTAGGGAGGCTTGGCGTGTGCACCTTCAGAGAATTTGGAAGGAAAAGGGCTTGAGGGATTGCACAGACCAAGAGATGGAGGAACTGGTGGTAGTTCCCGAAAACTCCCTTTACTATGCGAGCCTTGGTTGTGTCTTTTATGCCATGGAGGAAGAGGGCGGAGTTTATGAGGGCTTGGATAGGCTCAGGTGGTGGATAGAGGAGGGACAATACCAAGAAAAGCTAAAGGAGGGAAAGAGAGGGCTCGTGTCCTCTGAAGAGGAGCTAAGGGAGTTTTTGAAAGAGTACGAAGGGCAGTATAAGAAGATCGTTCCAAAGAAGGTTAAAAGGATAGCCATAGGGTGTGATTTTGGCTCTACCACCGCCAAGGCGGTGTGCGTCTCTGAGGAAGGAGAGCCAGTTTTTTCCTGCTATCAGATCAGCAAGGGCAATCCCATAGAGGATGCCAAAAGCATCTTCAGACAGATAAGGGAATTCTTTGGGGATGATGTGGAGGTTATAGGCTTGGGGCTTACGGGCTACGGAAAGGACCTTCTGAAGGATGTTTTGGGGGCGGACTGTGCGGTGGTGGAGACGGTTGCCCACGCTACGGGTGCCATGCACTTTTTTAAGGATGCGGACTGTATATGCGATGTGGGTGGGGTGGATGTAAAGATCCTTATCCTTCGCAACGGTTCTGTGGTAGATTTTAGGCTAAATTCTCAGTGTTCTTCCGGAAACGGTGCCTTTTTGCAAGGAGTGGCAGAAAGGTTCAACATACCACTGGAGGACATTGCCAAGCTTGCCTTTAGTGCAAAGGCCATTCCCAATTTTACCATGGGCTGTGGTGTTTTCTTACAGAGCGATATAGTCAATCAGCAGAGGAAGGGTTGGAAGGCGGAGGAGATCCTTGCGGGGCTATGCGCTGTTCTGCCCTTGAACGTGTGGATCTATGCGGGCAACATAAACAACTTGGCGCAGGTGGGCAAAAAGTTTGTGCTTCAGGGTGGAACCCACAAGAACTTGGCGGTGGTAAAAGCCCAAAGGGACTTTATAAAGTCCAAGGTGCCAGAGGCACAGGTGTTTGTACATCCCTACCCGGGAGAGGCGGGAGCTTTGGGTGTAGCCTTACTTGCCCTTGAGACAAAGGGTAAAAGCCAGTTTAGGGGCTTTGACGCTGTAGAAAACCTAACCTACAGGGCAACCACCTCCCAAGAGACGGTCTGCAGATGGTGTCCTATGAACTGTCAAAGGACCTTCATAGATGTGTTTGTAGGAGAAGGGGAAGGAAGACCTTGGAGTAAAGTGCCCTTGGAGAGGGGTTGGCTCAGGCTCATAGTTGGCAACGCATGTCCAAAGGGGCTTGTAGAAGACGAAAGCGAGCTTAAGATCCTTCAACAGGAGCTAAGGAGGGTGCAGGATGAGTTTCCTAACATTGCCCAAATTGCTAGGAAAACTGCGTTCAAGCCAAAAAGGGCAAGCCAGAAGGTCCATTAA
- a CDS encoding xanthine dehydrogenase family protein molybdopterin-binding subunit has product MIDRRDFVKLTGLSLVLVLTEGGFKIIKGAQEEIINPVLWANITKDNHLVFLVNKSEMGQGVWTGLAMLVADELDFPWERVRVRSAPAGPQYIDRKLGMQLTGGSTSVRNMYDFLRQLGATMREMIINHASEEWKVPRERLKAKGGYVFGNGKKASYGELWEGAVKLPIPHKVKLKEPSEFIYIGKNIPRIDAKEKVDGSAIFGIDVRLKDMVYAVVERPPAFGCKLKSFDPSQAKQVEGVIDVFAISTGVAVCGKDFYSAQKGRESLKVEWTESSIKDFNDQKLARYYLNALNRAGAVARHDGNPEDVISKAKVKVEGVYLLPYLYHATMEPMACVADVRKDKCVVYAPIQSQTWALKTVSKITGLDEKDIEIYTTYLGGGFGRKANVEFLREAVEVSKKLGRPVKLIYTREDDVKSGWYRPMNATKFVGALDEKGRVVAIHHKIAVPAVFEWAGMPSKIDRAAVEGIENMPYSVPNLHVEFVKIDLPIPVWFWRSVGSSHNAFTLETFIDRLAKAGGRDPVELRLELLSKNPRARRVVEVCAEKSGWDKGSHRGRAMGLAYHFSFGSHVAQCAEVSLDKKTGKIRVHKVVCVIDLGPTVVHPDLVVSQMESAIVMGLSASLKERVSFSEGGPQSLNFDTYPLLIMEETPEIEVHIVKGQGPMGGVGEPGLPPIAPAVANALLWGYGIEVNQLPMTPDYIKTLL; this is encoded by the coding sequence ATGATAGACAGAAGGGATTTTGTAAAGCTTACTGGTTTGAGTTTGGTACTTGTTTTAACAGAGGGAGGGTTCAAGATAATCAAAGGAGCACAAGAAGAAATAATAAACCCAGTTCTCTGGGCAAACATAACCAAAGACAATCACCTTGTTTTTTTGGTTAACAAGTCGGAGATGGGGCAGGGGGTATGGACAGGGCTTGCTATGTTGGTGGCGGATGAACTGGACTTCCCTTGGGAGAGGGTAAGGGTAAGGTCTGCACCCGCAGGACCTCAATACATAGACAGAAAGTTAGGCATGCAACTGACGGGTGGAAGCACCAGCGTAAGGAATATGTACGACTTTTTAAGACAGCTTGGTGCCACAATGAGGGAGATGATAATAAATCACGCCTCTGAAGAGTGGAAGGTGCCAAGGGAAAGGCTAAAGGCAAAAGGAGGCTATGTTTTTGGAAATGGAAAAAAGGCTTCTTACGGAGAGCTTTGGGAAGGGGCGGTAAAGCTTCCTATTCCCCATAAGGTTAAACTAAAGGAGCCCTCCGAGTTTATATACATTGGCAAAAACATTCCAAGAATAGACGCCAAAGAAAAGGTGGATGGAAGTGCTATCTTTGGTATTGATGTAAGGCTCAAAGATATGGTCTATGCGGTGGTGGAAAGACCTCCAGCTTTTGGCTGTAAGCTAAAGAGCTTTGACCCAAGTCAGGCGAAGCAGGTGGAAGGGGTAATAGATGTGTTTGCCATATCCACTGGGGTGGCGGTGTGTGGCAAGGATTTCTACTCAGCCCAAAAGGGAAGGGAGAGCTTAAAGGTAGAATGGACCGAGAGCTCAATAAAGGATTTTAACGACCAAAAGTTAGCACGCTACTACCTTAATGCCCTAAACAGGGCGGGTGCGGTGGCAAGGCATGATGGAAACCCAGAGGATGTAATATCAAAGGCTAAGGTAAAGGTGGAAGGCGTTTATCTTTTGCCCTATCTCTATCATGCCACTATGGAACCCATGGCCTGCGTGGCGGATGTGAGAAAGGATAAGTGTGTGGTTTATGCGCCCATTCAATCTCAAACTTGGGCTTTAAAAACCGTCAGCAAAATAACGGGCTTGGACGAAAAAGACATTGAAATATACACCACCTATTTGGGTGGAGGCTTTGGAAGAAAGGCAAACGTGGAGTTTTTAAGAGAAGCAGTGGAGGTATCCAAAAAGCTTGGAAGACCAGTAAAGCTAATATACACCAGAGAGGATGACGTAAAATCCGGCTGGTATAGACCTATGAACGCCACAAAGTTTGTGGGAGCCTTGGATGAAAAGGGGAGGGTAGTAGCCATACATCACAAAATAGCTGTGCCTGCGGTCTTTGAGTGGGCAGGAATGCCCTCAAAAATAGATAGGGCGGCGGTGGAAGGAATAGAAAACATGCCCTATTCGGTTCCCAACTTGCATGTGGAGTTTGTAAAAATTGACCTTCCTATACCTGTTTGGTTCTGGCGTTCGGTGGGAAGCTCCCACAATGCCTTCACCCTTGAGACGTTCATAGACAGGCTAGCAAAGGCGGGTGGTAGAGACCCAGTGGAGCTAAGGCTTGAACTACTCTCCAAAAATCCAAGAGCTCGGCGGGTAGTAGAGGTGTGTGCTGAAAAATCGGGATGGGACAAGGGTTCTCACAGGGGAAGGGCTATGGGATTAGCTTATCATTTCTCCTTCGGAAGTCATGTAGCCCAATGTGCAGAGGTTTCCTTGGACAAAAAAACGGGCAAAATAAGGGTACATAAGGTTGTATGCGTGATAGATTTGGGTCCCACAGTGGTGCATCCAGATTTGGTGGTTTCTCAGATGGAGAGCGCCATAGTTATGGGCTTAAGTGCGAGCCTAAAGGAAAGGGTGAGCTTTTCAGAGGGAGGTCCTCAGAGCCTTAACTTTGATACATATCCTCTCCTTATTATGGAAGAAACGCCGGAGATAGAGGTGCATATAGTAAAAGGGCAAGGACCCATGGGTGGCGTGGGAGAGCCCGGTCTTCCACCCATAGCACCCGCGGTGGCAAACGCATTACTCTGGGGATACGGCATAGAGGTCAATCAACTTCCCATGACTCCCGATTACATAAAAACTCTCCTATAA
- a CDS encoding MFS transporter: MKFINTDLTCRLDALPWTGFHTRFVLALGITWVLDAFEVVIVSAVLKPMAEALQFTTQQASLMVSGFLIGAILGSLIFGYLADRFGRKKLFILTLLLYAGGTFLTGFANSFESALLFRILAGAGLGGEFAAIQSAIDEFVPARHRGKVDGTITALWNLGSIMASLSALYLLKHFDEGFAWRLAFFIGGLLTLLIIYIRIYVPESPRWLISKGRLKEAEEIVKKVEREAGISPKVESCQIPVFEGSIWDATKLILTKYRWRFLFSASMSFTILTTYYGMITFLPLGLSKVYNLSSKQVSEVLFFGSVGGLIGGLVVAFLNDRVGRKVLGVSISGLSALAVFLFLLTDANPKVLYFLYSLIAFSFASVAYVIATEIYPSYIRAYAIGVLSVVGRLSGALAPLLVTTLASRDYLLGLLCISLFWLVGFLAFVIYAIKGKETKGMPIEQIS; encoded by the coding sequence ATGAAGTTTATAAACACAGACCTAACCTGCAGGCTTGACGCCCTTCCCTGGACAGGATTTCACACCAGGTTTGTTTTAGCCCTCGGCATCACTTGGGTTTTAGACGCCTTTGAAGTGGTTATAGTCAGTGCAGTCCTAAAGCCCATGGCAGAAGCCCTCCAATTTACCACCCAGCAGGCTTCCCTGATGGTAAGCGGTTTTCTCATAGGTGCCATACTGGGCTCCTTGATCTTTGGCTACTTGGCAGACAGGTTCGGCAGAAAAAAGCTCTTTATTCTTACATTGCTTCTGTATGCCGGGGGCACTTTTTTAACGGGCTTTGCCAACAGCTTTGAGTCCGCCTTGCTCTTTAGGATCTTGGCGGGTGCGGGCTTGGGTGGAGAGTTTGCAGCGATCCAGTCCGCAATAGACGAGTTTGTGCCCGCCCGCCACAGGGGAAAGGTGGATGGCACCATCACCGCCCTTTGGAACTTGGGAAGTATTATGGCTTCTTTATCTGCTTTGTATCTTTTAAAGCATTTTGACGAAGGCTTTGCTTGGAGGCTCGCCTTTTTTATTGGTGGTCTTTTGACCCTTTTGATCATATACATAAGGATATATGTGCCCGAGTCTCCCAGGTGGCTCATTTCCAAGGGAAGGCTGAAGGAGGCGGAGGAAATTGTCAAAAAGGTGGAAAGGGAGGCGGGCATCTCTCCAAAGGTGGAAAGTTGTCAGATTCCCGTTTTTGAGGGTAGCATATGGGATGCCACCAAGCTGATCCTAACCAAATACCGGTGGAGGTTTCTTTTTAGTGCGTCAATGAGTTTTACCATACTTACCACCTACTACGGCATGATCACCTTTTTACCTCTGGGTCTTTCAAAGGTCTATAATCTTAGCTCCAAGCAGGTCTCCGAGGTGCTCTTCTTTGGAAGTGTGGGAGGACTGATTGGAGGTCTTGTGGTAGCCTTTCTAAACGACAGGGTAGGGAGAAAGGTGCTTGGGGTTAGCATAAGTGGGCTCTCCGCTTTGGCGGTTTTTCTGTTTTTGCTAACGGACGCAAACCCTAAAGTTCTTTACTTTTTGTATTCGTTGATCGCCTTTTCCTTTGCCTCTGTGGCTTATGTGATCGCAACGGAGATATACCCATCCTACATTAGGGCATACGCCATAGGAGTGCTCTCCGTTGTAGGAAGGCTCTCGGGTGCCCTTGCACCACTGCTTGTGACAACCTTGGCTAGCAGAGACTACCTGCTCGGACTTTTGTGTATATCCCTCTTTTGGTTGGTGGGCTTTCTTGCCTTTGTGATATACGCCATCAAGGGAAAAGAGACCAAGGGCATGCCCATAGAACAGATAAGTTGA
- a CDS encoding nitroreductase family protein, translated as MKECLRLITERRSITFFDPTKEVPDELIKEILEISATAPSGYNLQPWEVVVVKDKEKKRQLKDICYGQQKVEDASANIVFIANPRAGFEHVDKVLDSWVELGYVPKEAKENLKENIQRGWTDRDKAIRKAIRDTALFCMTVMIVARAYGLETHPMEGFDEERLKEFLGVDKDKVIPVMLAIGYKDPQKELLPRAYRFKFEEFGRFL; from the coding sequence ATGAAAGAATGCCTAAGGTTGATAACCGAAAGGAGGTCAATTACCTTCTTTGACCCAACCAAAGAAGTTCCCGATGAACTTATAAAGGAGATTTTAGAGATTTCCGCCACCGCACCCTCCGGATACAACCTCCAACCTTGGGAAGTGGTAGTAGTAAAGGACAAGGAGAAAAAAAGGCAGTTAAAGGACATATGCTACGGACAGCAAAAGGTAGAGGATGCCTCCGCCAACATAGTGTTTATTGCAAACCCAAGGGCAGGCTTTGAGCATGTGGATAAGGTCCTGGACAGCTGGGTGGAGCTCGGCTACGTACCCAAAGAGGCAAAGGAAAATCTAAAGGAGAACATCCAGAGGGGATGGACCGACAGAGATAAAGCTATAAGAAAGGCTATAAGGGATACCGCCCTCTTTTGTATGACGGTTATGATCGTAGCAAGGGCTTACGGGCTTGAGACCCATCCAATGGAGGGCTTTGACGAAGAGAGATTAAAGGAGTTTTTGGGGGTAGATAAGGATAAGGTTATACCCGTCATGCTTGCCATAGGATACAAGGACCCTCAAAAGGAACTACTTCCAAGGGCATACCGCTTTAAATTTGAAGAATTTGGCAGGTTTCTATGA
- a CDS encoding (2Fe-2S)-binding protein yields the protein MTEIYINGNLYKVSLPEDTPLLWVIREHIGLTGTKFGCGKGICGACTVLLEEEPIRSCITPLKAVKGKRITTIEGIPANHPVKRAWVELNVPQCGYCQPGQIVEAYALLKKNPRASREEIVRTMSSHLCRCGTYPRILRAILRAQSMMGVKT from the coding sequence ATGACTGAAATCTACATCAACGGAAATTTATACAAGGTAAGCTTGCCCGAGGATACTCCTCTTCTTTGGGTGATAAGGGAGCATATTGGCTTGACTGGCACCAAGTTTGGATGTGGTAAGGGTATATGTGGAGCTTGCACAGTCCTTTTGGAAGAGGAGCCCATCCGCAGCTGCATAACTCCCTTAAAGGCGGTAAAGGGTAAGAGGATAACAACCATAGAGGGTATCCCCGCCAACCATCCGGTAAAGAGGGCTTGGGTGGAGTTGAACGTGCCCCAGTGCGGTTATTGTCAGCCCGGTCAGATAGTGGAGGCTTACGCACTCCTTAAGAAAAACCCAAGGGCGAGCAGGGAGGAGATAGTAAGAACCATGTCTTCCCACCTTTGCAGATGTGGAACTTATCCAAGAATTTTGAGGGCAATACTTAGAGCCCAAAGTATGATGGGGGTTAAAACATGA
- a CDS encoding acyl-CoA dehydratase activase-related protein, with translation MSFLTLPKLLGKLRSSQKGQARRSIKVGIPKFLNIWGTAPFWVGFFDSLGMKVVFSSDTSEEQYRTYGKGRITMDSCFPVKALAGHIGELLHKDIDILFVPMIYSLPSFLRGHVMDTLCCTRVMMAPENIKAGFLKEKDEFKERGIKYVSPFVPFGEPELLPKYLFEGLKPAVEDLTYEEVVEAVKEGFASLEEFDKSMREKSLEILRWCVKNNRPALLVLARPYHMDPGIGHEIDAEFQLYGYPVLWYNYLPIDKWLLDWLGISLDISDVWTSSYSSNTNEIIWGAKFASRFPWITGVIRLSSYECGMDQPTFTPAQRIVESSGTLFFKFGELDETKPAGSVKIRVETIVYYLEKYSQDIIKRKLSRLGEVPKELTL, from the coding sequence ATGAGTTTCCTAACATTGCCCAAATTGCTAGGAAAACTGCGTTCAAGCCAAAAAGGGCAAGCCAGAAGGTCCATTAAGGTAGGCATTCCCAAGTTTTTAAACATCTGGGGCACAGCGCCCTTTTGGGTGGGCTTTTTTGACAGCCTGGGTATGAAAGTGGTTTTTAGCTCAGACACCTCCGAGGAGCAGTACAGAACTTACGGCAAGGGTAGGATCACCATGGACAGTTGTTTTCCAGTGAAAGCCCTTGCGGGACACATCGGAGAACTCTTACATAAGGACATAGACATCCTCTTTGTGCCCATGATCTATTCCCTGCCCTCCTTTTTGAGGGGGCATGTGATGGATACACTGTGTTGCACTCGGGTGATGATGGCACCGGAGAACATAAAGGCGGGATTTCTTAAAGAGAAGGATGAGTTCAAAGAGAGGGGTATAAAGTATGTTTCTCCCTTCGTGCCCTTTGGGGAGCCGGAGCTTTTACCCAAGTATCTCTTTGAAGGCTTAAAGCCTGCGGTGGAGGACCTCACCTACGAAGAGGTGGTAGAGGCGGTAAAGGAAGGCTTTGCATCCCTTGAGGAGTTTGACAAAAGCATGCGGGAAAAGTCTTTGGAAATTCTGCGCTGGTGCGTCAAAAACAACAGACCTGCCCTATTGGTACTGGCAAGACCCTATCACATGGACCCGGGCATAGGACACGAAATAGACGCAGAGTTTCAGCTTTATGGCTATCCGGTTCTTTGGTACAACTACCTACCGATAGACAAGTGGCTCTTGGACTGGCTTGGCATTTCCCTTGATATATCGGATGTATGGACCTCCTCTTACAGCTCTAACACCAACGAGATCATCTGGGGGGCCAAGTTTGCCAGCAGATTTCCCTGGATCACAGGGGTCATAAGGCTCTCTTCTTACGAATGTGGTATGGACCAGCCAACCTTTACGCCCGCCCAGAGGATCGTAGAATCCTCCGGCACTCTATTTTTCAAGTTTGGGGAGTTAGACGAAACAAAGCCCGCAGGCAGTGTAAAAATAAGAGTGGAGACTATAGTCTATTACCTTGAAAAGTACTCCCAAGACATCATCAAGAGGAAGCTAAGCAGGTTGGGGGAAGTGCCAAAAGAGTTGACATTATGA